A window of the Desulfovulcanus ferrireducens genome harbors these coding sequences:
- a CDS encoding arsenate reductase ArsC, with amino-acid sequence MNKKIKILFLCTGNSCRSQMAEGWAKRLKADVLEAYSAGVEKHGLNPLAVKVMSEAGVDISGHKSKLVEELDCQDFDYVITLCSHAHETCPVFPGQAKMIHRAFDDPPRLARNACNEEDALKYYRKVRDEIKQFIQEMPESLEL; translated from the coding sequence ATGAATAAAAAAATAAAAATCCTTTTCTTATGCACCGGCAATTCCTGCCGCAGTCAAATGGCCGAAGGATGGGCGAAAAGGCTAAAGGCAGATGTGCTTGAGGCCTATTCTGCTGGAGTGGAAAAACACGGCCTGAATCCATTGGCTGTAAAGGTGATGTCTGAGGCTGGAGTGGATATAAGCGGGCATAAATCAAAACTGGTAGAGGAACTGGACTGCCAAGACTTCGATTATGTCATTACCTTGTGCTCACATGCCCATGAAACCTGTCCGGTTTTCCCCGGCCAGGCTAAAATGATCCACCGCGCATTTGACGACCCGCCAAGGCTGGCCAGGAATGCCTGTAATGAAGAAGATGCGCTAAAATATTATCGCAAGGTCAGAGATGAAATAAAGCAATTTATCCAGGAAATGCCCGAATCTCTTGAGCTTTAG
- the hisD gene encoding histidinol dehydrogenase: MIKNHFQFKDKGDWAKIKAWLQKRARPDYSVDQQVREILDKVEDKGDAALIEYTRKFDSPEFGPEDLKVDDKEIENAVAEVPENDLTIIREAADRIRAFHEKQKQKSWYDLAEDGTILGQIYTPVERAGLYVPGGMGGETPLVSSLLMNAIPAQVAGVKEIVLVSPPRKDGSLNPYILATAHILGLNKIYKAGSAWAIAALAFGTQSVPAVDVIAGPGNIYVTTAKRLVAGLVGIDMIAGPSEITILADDSARPDFLAADLLSQAEHDPLAACILVTPSQELIAKVASALEEQLPALPRNEIAGTSLKDWGAFILVDDISKGLEVVNLIAPEHFELCIAEPWSVLGQVKNAGAIFMGHFCPEPVGDYFAGPNHVLPTMSTARFSSALSVDTFYKKSSVIYTNQDYIQQHGSKIARLARLEGLEAHARSVEKRFKG, translated from the coding sequence GTGATTAAGAACCATTTTCAGTTCAAAGACAAAGGCGACTGGGCCAAAATCAAGGCATGGCTCCAAAAAAGAGCCAGGCCAGACTACTCAGTCGACCAGCAGGTACGCGAAATTCTGGATAAGGTTGAAGATAAAGGCGATGCAGCCCTTATTGAATATACCAGGAAGTTTGACTCCCCTGAGTTCGGTCCTGAAGATTTAAAGGTTGACGATAAAGAGATAGAAAATGCCGTGGCCGAAGTTCCGGAAAATGACCTGACCATCATCAGGGAAGCAGCTGACCGAATCAGGGCTTTTCACGAAAAACAAAAACAAAAATCATGGTATGATCTGGCAGAAGATGGCACAATACTGGGCCAGATTTACACCCCGGTTGAACGAGCCGGCCTGTATGTTCCTGGCGGAATGGGCGGAGAAACACCGCTTGTCTCATCTCTTTTAATGAATGCCATTCCAGCTCAAGTTGCAGGAGTAAAGGAGATTGTTCTTGTCTCCCCACCGAGAAAAGATGGCTCGTTAAATCCATACATTCTGGCCACTGCTCATATCTTGGGTCTGAATAAAATCTATAAAGCAGGGTCTGCCTGGGCCATTGCTGCTTTAGCCTTTGGCACCCAGTCTGTCCCTGCCGTGGATGTGATTGCCGGCCCTGGAAATATCTATGTTACCACAGCCAAACGGTTAGTCGCTGGCTTGGTGGGTATAGATATGATTGCCGGGCCTAGCGAAATCACCATCCTGGCAGATGATTCTGCCCGTCCGGATTTTCTGGCTGCTGACCTGTTATCCCAGGCTGAGCACGATCCTTTGGCGGCATGTATCCTGGTCACTCCCAGCCAGGAACTTATAGCCAAAGTTGCTTCAGCACTGGAAGAGCAGCTTCCGGCCCTGCCCCGCAACGAGATTGCCGGCACTTCCTTAAAGGACTGGGGCGCCTTTATCCTGGTCGACGATATTTCTAAAGGACTAGAAGTCGTCAATCTGATTGCGCCTGAACATTTTGAATTATGTATTGCTGAGCCCTGGTCTGTTTTGGGACAGGTGAAAAATGCCGGGGCCATCTTCATGGGCCACTTTTGTCCGGAGCCTGTGGGAGACTATTTTGCCGGCCCCAACCATGTACTTCCAACCATGTCCACCGCCAGATTCTCCTCTGCTCTGTCCGTGGACACCTTTTACAAAAAATCAAGTGTCATCTATACAAACCAGGATTATATTCAACAACACGGTTCGAAAATTGCCCGCCTGGCCAGGCTTGAAGGACTGGAAGCCCATGCCAGGAGTGTAGAAAAAAGGTTCAAGGGTTAG
- a CDS encoding phosphoribosylaminoimidazolesuccinocarboxamide synthase produces the protein MKVVTKTNIREFPLVSRGKVRDIYEVDQKTLLIVTTDRMSAFDVVLPDPIPFKGVVLNQITLFWMEMMQDIVPNHLISAEVGDFPAALQNYKDELEGRTVLVKKANPLPIECIVRGYITGSGWRDYEQTGQLCGYKLPPGLLKSQQLERPLFTPSTKADIGEHDENITLAQAKARVGEGLVKKVEEISLSIYERARDYALEKGIIIADTKFEFGLSSNKLLLIDEVLTPDSSRFWPKEEYKPGREQPSFDKQYLRDWLSNSGWDKQPPAPSLPQKIIEQTQARYFQAYKLLTGKELF, from the coding sequence ATGAAAGTTGTCACCAAAACAAATATTCGAGAATTCCCTTTAGTTTCTCGAGGCAAAGTCCGTGATATTTATGAAGTAGACCAGAAAACCCTGCTCATTGTGACCACAGACCGCATGAGTGCCTTTGACGTGGTCTTGCCTGATCCCATACCATTTAAAGGAGTGGTTCTGAATCAAATCACCTTGTTTTGGATGGAGATGATGCAGGATATCGTCCCTAACCACCTTATTTCCGCCGAAGTGGGAGATTTCCCTGCGGCTTTGCAAAATTACAAAGATGAGTTAGAAGGCAGAACAGTCTTGGTCAAAAAGGCTAACCCCCTGCCCATCGAGTGCATTGTTCGCGGCTACATTACAGGTTCTGGCTGGCGGGACTATGAACAAACCGGCCAACTCTGCGGGTATAAACTCCCACCTGGCCTTTTAAAATCACAACAGCTTGAAAGGCCCCTGTTCACGCCATCCACCAAAGCAGATATTGGCGAACATGATGAAAATATTACCCTGGCACAGGCCAAGGCCAGGGTTGGCGAAGGCCTGGTTAAAAAAGTGGAGGAAATTTCACTCTCCATTTACGAACGGGCCAGAGATTATGCCCTGGAAAAGGGAATTATTATTGCCGATACCAAATTTGAGTTTGGCCTAAGTAGCAATAAACTCCTGCTCATTGATGAAGTTTTGACCCCTGACTCCTCTCGGTTCTGGCCAAAAGAAGAATATAAACCGGGCCGAGAGCAACCAAGTTTTGACAAACAATACCTGCGTGACTGGCTGAGCAACAGTGGATGGGATAAACAACCACCAGCACCCAGCCTGCCCCAGAAAATAATTGAGCAGACTCAGGCCAGGTATTTCCAAGCCTATAAATTACTAACCGGAAAAGAACTTTTTTAG
- a CDS encoding ABC-ATPase domain-containing protein, which translates to MKPKQASHLQDILARIDGRGYKAYKDIQGHYDLNRFTLHIDHVQSDPFAPPSRMRIELNQQIAGFPEKFFNTKPRRIALEDFLARAFAIAAHKLSQSSGTGKSGLILIDRPGQEILERTSMRVDKDTVEARFTVGLPARGRKILARQAEKIFFALLPKIVENSLIYTNLNAQKLARHIQIAEDQEVLRAGLKEKNLVAFIGNGSILPRESGISDRPLPREKAVPFISPKELEVCFNLPNQGQVKGMGIPAGVTLIVGGGYHGKSTLLKAIERGVYNHIPDDGRELVVTVPDAMKIRAEDGRSVIKTDISPFISNLPGGQSTESFSTSNASGSTSQAANIVEALEAGSSLLLLDEDTSATNFMIRDGRMQMLVAKEFEPITPFVDRVRELLTRFSVSTILVLGGSGDYFDVADQVIMMQNYEALDVTKKAKEIADRYKNFRRQEQKKPLKEITQRILLKDSFKLGPRDKIKAKGLTTIIVGRQSIKLDFIEQLIHPSQTNAIAEIIRYMDRHYIDDKKTLSQVIDQVLNDISRQGLDVISSFHGQHPGNLALPRKQEILAAINRYRNLKVEQTKTPSSS; encoded by the coding sequence ATGAAACCCAAACAAGCCTCTCATCTGCAAGACATCCTGGCCCGCATTGATGGTCGGGGATACAAGGCCTACAAGGATATTCAAGGCCATTATGACCTGAACAGATTTACTCTGCATATCGACCATGTCCAGAGTGATCCCTTTGCCCCTCCAAGCAGGATGCGCATAGAATTAAACCAACAAATCGCAGGTTTTCCGGAAAAATTCTTTAATACGAAGCCAAGGCGCATTGCCCTGGAGGACTTTCTAGCCCGCGCTTTTGCAATTGCAGCCCATAAACTTTCTCAAAGTTCAGGTACAGGGAAAAGTGGACTGATTCTCATTGATAGGCCCGGGCAGGAGATTTTAGAACGCACATCCATGCGAGTGGACAAAGATACAGTAGAGGCCAGGTTTACGGTCGGCCTGCCGGCCAGAGGCAGAAAAATTCTTGCCAGGCAGGCAGAAAAAATATTCTTTGCCCTTTTACCTAAAATCGTTGAAAACTCCCTCATCTACACAAATCTTAACGCCCAGAAACTTGCCCGGCATATTCAGATAGCAGAAGACCAGGAAGTTTTAAGGGCGGGCCTAAAAGAGAAAAACCTGGTCGCATTTATTGGCAACGGTTCTATCTTACCCCGCGAAAGCGGCATAAGTGATCGCCCGCTTCCCAGAGAAAAAGCCGTCCCCTTTATCTCTCCGAAGGAACTGGAAGTATGCTTTAATCTTCCCAATCAGGGCCAGGTAAAGGGTATGGGCATCCCCGCCGGGGTGACTTTAATCGTTGGCGGGGGATACCACGGCAAATCCACCTTGCTAAAGGCTATTGAAAGGGGTGTTTACAATCATATCCCGGACGATGGCCGGGAACTGGTCGTCACTGTGCCAGACGCCATGAAAATTCGGGCCGAAGACGGACGCAGCGTAATCAAGACAGACATAAGCCCTTTTATCTCCAACCTTCCGGGCGGCCAGAGCACTGAATCATTCTCTACTTCCAATGCCAGCGGAAGCACCTCCCAGGCGGCAAACATTGTCGAGGCCCTGGAAGCCGGAAGCAGCCTCCTGCTCTTGGATGAAGATACAAGCGCAACCAACTTCATGATCAGAGATGGGCGCATGCAAATGCTCGTGGCCAAAGAATTTGAGCCAATTACTCCCTTTGTTGACCGAGTACGTGAACTTTTGACCAGATTTTCCGTATCAACCATCCTGGTCCTGGGAGGCTCAGGAGACTATTTTGACGTGGCTGACCAAGTCATTATGATGCAAAACTATGAAGCCCTGGACGTGACGAAAAAAGCCAAAGAAATCGCTGACAGGTATAAAAATTTTCGCAGGCAGGAGCAAAAAAAGCCCTTAAAAGAGATTACGCAGCGAATTTTGTTAAAGGATTCCTTTAAACTTGGACCTAGAGATAAAATCAAAGCCAAAGGTTTAACCACCATCATTGTTGGCCGGCAAAGCATCAAACTAGATTTTATCGAACAGCTCATCCACCCCAGCCAGACCAATGCCATAGCTGAAATTATCCGCTACATGGACAGGCATTATATAGACGACAAGAAAACACTGAGTCAGGTCATTGATCAGGTCTTAAATGATATTTCCAGGCAGGGGCTGGATGTAATCTCTTCTTTTCACGGTCAGCATCCCGGCAACCTGGCTCTGCCCAGAAAACAAGAAATCCTGGCCGCCATAAACCGATATCGGAACCTGAAAGTAGAACAGACAAAGACCCCTTCATCTTCATAA